A stretch of DNA from Candidatus Cloacimonadota bacterium:
TCTTTCATGACCGGTTTTATTCGCTCCGTATAAACTCAGCAAGAAAGTTCTCAACACGCCCTTTTCAATAATTGTGCTATTTTTCGCTTCATATCCGTCAGAAGTTATAAAATATCCGTTAGCAATTTCCTTTGAAACAGGCTTGGAATGAAGGGTGAATTTTTTGGCTGCAATTAGTTCGTTCAATTTGTCTTTGAAAACTGAAATGTCGCTAATTAAAAAATAATCAGACAAATAACTTGTAATATAATCAAAAAAATCGTCCAAACAATGGGGAGTAATAATCACATCTCCGGTAATTTTTCTACTGAAATTTTGAGTATTGATTTGTTCGGAAGATTGTTGAATCAAAGTTTCTAACAAACCTTCATCCTTTAGAGCCTTGTCCAATTCCAGAGTGGAAAAGCTACAATAGTTTGGAGAGGAAGTTTTATTTCCGACTTTTGCGGTAAACTTTGCCATAAAATTATAAAAACCTTGATTCGATTGAAAATCCGCTTCATTAGAATTTTGAAAATAGACATTTAATTTTTGAAAACCGAGACTCAATTGCTCAAAAATCATTTTCGGATATTCTTTTTTAACCCAAGGCAAAAATTCTTCCAATCGGTCATACATTTTATTTGCATCCATATCAGACGGACCGGAATCAAATATTTTGGAAGCCTGTTTTTCGGAAATATCATTACCCGAATCAGGTTCGGAAATAGTGGCTATGGCAAGCACTTTTTCCACAGCAACATCTATTGATTTTTTATCCTCCTTATTTATCGTTAAAGTCCCTTTTTTACCATCCATTATGGCAGTGAGCTGAATGCTTGTTTCAAAATTTGTTCTGAAAGGAGTTATCTCGCCGCGTTCGACATTTAGTTCGTTTTTTTCCTTTTGGATAAGATAGCATTGCGATTTATCTGCCCCTGTATTTTGCATAGATTCAATACAATATTTGACGATTTTTTTTGGTTTCATAATTTGCCTTCTAACAATAATTTTTCATTATGAAAATTCAATATTCTCAATCCAATCCTTATTAATCCGGTTATCTAAAAATCAAATTCTAAAAAGGATTTTTTCATTCTTGAACATATTCATTATCACATATATGATAATTGCAGCCAAAACAATATTAGTTGAAAGGGTCAGAAGAACATTTCCCCATTCAACATCTTGAATAAAAATATCCTTCAATGCGATTAGTGAATTGAATACTGGAGTTACACGCATCCATTCCGGTGGGATATCGCCCATTTGCATAGTGGAAATTCCCATTATCATAACTGCAATGTAAACCGGCATAATCATTCCCTGCCCTTCTTTCGGATTTTTCGCATAAGTGGAAACAAGCAAAACAATGCTAACAAGTAAAATTGCGAGTGGAATAACTACGATGGCAAACTGAATTATTGATTGCGTATCCATCGCATAACCTTTCATTTGAGCACTTGAACTTCCAAACATGCTCAGGAAAAATCGGGAAGCGATTATCAACCCAATCACAGAACTGGCTGCACCAGCGAATGCTGCGATCATTACAGCAAACAATTTACCGAGAACGATTGAGAGTCTGTCCACTTGATTTACGAGCAAAATTGCCAAAGTCCCTCTTTCCTTTTCTCCAGCCACAATATCCAATCCCACCTGCATAGCGTTTGCAAAAAGATAGATAAGAAGGAAAAAAGGGAGCATTATGCCCAATATTTTTCCTGCCTTACTTCCTTCTTTTGCCAGATTAACTTCTTCCTTCGTCAAGGTCTCATTAATAGTGAGGGGTTTGAGAATATTTTCCGATAGACCTTTATCTGCAATTCTCTCTTGAATTATCTCTTTGCTTATTTTATCGAACAAATCTTTTACTTTTCGCAATGCATGCTCAGAATAATCGGATGTTGTGTTATAAAAAATGTGCATGTCAAAGGGTTTGTAGATCGCTAAGTCTTTTTCAATATTATTCGGGAACGAAATCAGAAGCTGCACTTGCTTCTCTTCGATTAACTTTTTTATTGCCCCCATATCATCTCTACTAATAGAAATTATCTTGGAATTTTGGGATTTCAAACCATCCATAAATCTATTCATTGCCAAGGGATCGGTTTGCTCGCCTTCACAAACATATATTTGGGAAGTATATTCGGAAATATCTTTTGCTCGTGATTTTCCGACTTTTGCCATAATTGAATACATCAAAGGAAGCATTACTAAAGGAACAACTATAATCATTACAAGCAATCTTCTGTCCGTAAAAATTCTCTTTAATTCCTTTTGAAATATTACTAATGAGTCATTAAACATTTTTTCACCTTTCTTAAAAAATAGTCCGCGAATTTCACCAATTTCACTAAGGTAATTATTTTATATTTTCCAATTCATCTTCAGGAAGAATATATTTGAAAAACACTTCTTCCAGGTCTGCAGCTTGATTTCCTTTTATAATTTCATCCAAAGTACCAAGTTCTTTCAATTCTCCATTGATAAGTATCCCAACCGTGTCGCATAATTTTTCTACCACACTCATAATATGTGTAGAAATGATCACTGTTTTTCCTCTTTGGGCATACTTCTGGAGAAAATCGGTTACATTTTTTGCGGTGATCACATCCAAGCCGTTTGTAGGTTCATCAAAGATAATAACATCAGGGTCGTGAATAAGACTAATTGCTATGGCGGTTTTCTGCTTCATACCAGATGAAAGTTTATCAATTTTTTTATCAATAAAATCTTCCATCTTCAAATCCTTGAATAAAATTTCTTTCCTTTTCTGAATAATATTATTTTCCATTTTATTCAACTTTCCGAAATAGCTTATCATATAATCAGGGGTAAAAAAGCCGTCCAATTTCATATCGGTAGTAAGGAAACCGATCCGGGATCGAATCA
This window harbors:
- a CDS encoding metallopeptidase TldD-related protein, which encodes MKPKKIVKYCIESMQNTGADKSQCYLIQKEKNELNVERGEITPFRTNFETSIQLTAIMDGKKGTLTINKEDKKSIDVAVEKVLAIATISEPDSGNDISEKQASKIFDSGPSDMDANKMYDRLEEFLPWVKKEYPKMIFEQLSLGFQKLNVYFQNSNEADFQSNQGFYNFMAKFTAKVGNKTSSPNYCSFSTLELDKALKDEGLLETLIQQSSEQINTQNFSRKITGDVIITPHCLDDFFDYITSYLSDYFLISDISVFKDKLNELIAAKKFTLHSKPVSKEIANGYFITSDGYEAKNSTIIEKGVLRTFLLSLYGANKTGHERAVNSGGCYVVDPGNISFEEMVKNVKSGILLCSFSGGNPSNNADFSVVAKNSYYIKDGKIQHRLSETMISGNLAEMLKNIVDISKERVNFGNSILPWIRFKNIIISGK
- a CDS encoding ABC transporter permease, with amino-acid sequence MFNDSLVIFQKELKRIFTDRRLLVMIIVVPLVMLPLMYSIMAKVGKSRAKDISEYTSQIYVCEGEQTDPLAMNRFMDGLKSQNSKIISISRDDMGAIKKLIEEKQVQLLISFPNNIEKDLAIYKPFDMHIFYNTTSDYSEHALRKVKDLFDKISKEIIQERIADKGLSENILKPLTINETLTKEEVNLAKEGSKAGKILGIMLPFFLLIYLFANAMQVGLDIVAGEKERGTLAILLVNQVDRLSIVLGKLFAVMIAAFAGAASSVIGLIIASRFFLSMFGSSSAQMKGYAMDTQSIIQFAIVVIPLAILLVSIVLLVSTYAKNPKEGQGMIMPVYIAVMIMGISTMQMGDIPPEWMRVTPVFNSLIALKDIFIQDVEWGNVLLTLSTNIVLAAIIIYVIMNMFKNEKILFRI
- a CDS encoding ATP-binding cassette domain-containing protein, with protein sequence MLEVKNLSKKFINKKKGEITHVEAVKNVSFQCIPGKIFGLLGPNGAGKTTTLRCASTLLKPTGGNVFLDEYDVINNGKMIRSRIGFLTTDMKLDGFFTPDYMISYFGKLNKMENNIIQKRKEILFKDLKMEDFIDKKIDKLSSGMKQKTAIAISLIHDPDVIIFDEPTNGLDVITAKNVTDFLQKYAQRGKTVIISTHIMSVVEKLCDTVGILINGELKELGTLDEIIKGNQAADLEEVFFKYILPEDELENIK